One window from the genome of Mucilaginibacter ginsenosidivorans encodes:
- a CDS encoding Gfo/Idh/MocA family protein, with the protein MSSRRDFLQKSALLTGGTVLASALDNHAFAIFKNRIMPSDQLNIGAIGINGMGWADTTSALKIPGVNLVAICDVDKNVMDARMKDLVKMNYDTSKVRRYDDYRTLLDQKDIDAVIIGTPDHWHAMIMMHACEAGKDVYVEKPVGNSIGECRAMVAAQERYNKVVQAGQWQRSQQHFKDAVDFVQSGQLGNIRTVKVWCYQGWMRPAPVVADSAPPAGVNYAAWLGPAKTVPFNSSRFHFNFRWFWDYAGGLMTDWGVHLLDYGLLGMKSPVPKSVSALGGRFAYPDLYEETPDTLTTLYEFDGFNMVWDSAMGIDNGSYNRDHGIAYIGNNGTLILNRGGWEVIEERQSKSKVSKPFVAQSDNGLDKHWENFVSVVKSRKLEDLHCPIQAGAHVATVAQMGNIAYRSGKKLEWNDAEHQFTDHAINKQYMMKEYHNGYKLPKV; encoded by the coding sequence ATGAGCTCCCGCAGAGATTTTTTGCAGAAGTCCGCCCTGCTTACCGGCGGCACCGTACTGGCATCGGCCCTTGATAACCATGCTTTCGCTATTTTCAAAAACAGGATCATGCCGTCCGATCAGCTGAATATCGGCGCCATCGGCATTAATGGGATGGGTTGGGCCGATACAACCTCGGCCTTAAAAATCCCCGGTGTAAACCTGGTGGCGATATGCGATGTGGATAAAAACGTTATGGATGCCCGTATGAAGGACCTGGTGAAGATGAACTATGATACATCGAAAGTTAGGCGCTATGATGACTATCGTACCTTGCTGGATCAAAAGGACATCGACGCTGTGATCATCGGTACGCCGGACCACTGGCACGCCATGATCATGATGCATGCCTGCGAGGCGGGGAAAGATGTTTATGTGGAAAAGCCCGTGGGCAATTCCATCGGCGAATGCCGGGCCATGGTGGCTGCGCAGGAACGGTACAATAAAGTAGTACAGGCGGGGCAATGGCAGCGCAGCCAGCAGCATTTTAAGGATGCTGTCGACTTTGTGCAGAGCGGGCAATTGGGGAACATCCGTACCGTAAAAGTTTGGTGTTACCAGGGATGGATGAGGCCGGCGCCGGTAGTTGCGGATAGCGCGCCACCCGCTGGCGTCAACTACGCAGCATGGCTGGGCCCTGCTAAGACGGTACCATTTAATTCAAGCCGTTTCCACTTTAATTTTCGCTGGTTCTGGGACTATGCCGGTGGTTTAATGACCGATTGGGGTGTACACCTGCTGGATTATGGATTGCTGGGGATGAAATCGCCGGTGCCAAAATCTGTTTCAGCTTTAGGCGGTAGGTTCGCTTATCCCGATCTTTACGAAGAGACGCCCGACACCCTGACCACTTTGTACGAGTTTGATGGTTTTAACATGGTTTGGGATTCGGCCATGGGTATTGACAACGGATCGTACAACCGCGATCATGGTATCGCCTATATCGGTAACAACGGCACGCTGATTTTAAACCGCGGCGGGTGGGAAGTGATAGAAGAAAGGCAAAGCAAAAGTAAAGTGAGCAAGCCGTTTGTGGCGCAGTCGGACAACGGGCTGGATAAGCATTGGGAGAATTTTGTCAGCGTGGTAAAATCGCGCAAACTGGAAGACTTGCATTGCCCGATACAGGCGGGCGCGCATGTGGCTACCGTGGCGCAGATGGGCAACATAGCTTACCGCAGTGGTAAAAAGCTGGAGTGGAACGACGCCGAACACCAGTTTACCGACCATGCAATAAACAAGCAATATATGATGAAAGAGTACCACAATGGCTATAAACTGCCAAAAGTTTAA
- a CDS encoding DUF1003 domain-containing protein: protein MAEQKNWLQRALNHKTWHQQHEESMTFGQRLADSVATGMGSWRFIIWQTIIVAIWMILNTIAWKYHWDLYPFILLNLVFSTQAAYAAPIIMMAQNRQNDRDRAQADADYRTNCEAKEEIEELQKRLNAIEVDKLDKILELLQDIKAK, encoded by the coding sequence ATGGCAGAACAAAAAAACTGGTTGCAAAGGGCGCTAAATCACAAGACCTGGCACCAGCAGCACGAGGAATCAATGACCTTTGGGCAGCGCCTGGCTGATTCCGTTGCAACGGGTATGGGCTCGTGGCGGTTTATCATTTGGCAAACTATCATTGTAGCGATATGGATGATCTTAAACACAATCGCATGGAAATACCATTGGGACTTATATCCTTTCATCTTGTTAAATTTGGTCTTTTCAACCCAGGCTGCGTATGCCGCCCCTATCATAATGATGGCGCAAAACCGCCAAAACGACCGCGACCGGGCGCAGGCCGATGCGGATTACAGAACAAATTGCGAAGCCAAAGAAGAAATTGAAGAATTACAAAAACGATTGAACGCTATCGAGGTTGATAAACTGGATAAGATACTTGAACTGTTGCAGGATATAAAAGCAAAATAA
- a CDS encoding NAD-dependent epimerase/dehydratase family protein: MTSNNKLKVIVTGATGMVGEGVVHECLQHPMIGEVLIVNRKPFGMTHPKLKEIVHANFFDLTAIEDQLKGYDACYFCLGVSSVGMKEPEYYKLTYTLTLNFAETLAHLNPDMTFEYISGASTDSTEKGGSMWARVKGKTENDLAKLPFKQVYNFRPGYMHPTPGLRNTNKYYKYITWLYPVLKLVFSNRVSTLAQLGLAMINASVYGYEKQILEVPDIKSLAKR; the protein is encoded by the coding sequence ATGACTTCAAACAATAAGCTAAAGGTGATAGTCACAGGGGCCACAGGCATGGTTGGCGAAGGCGTGGTGCATGAATGCCTGCAGCACCCAATGATAGGCGAAGTACTTATTGTGAACCGGAAACCTTTTGGCATGACGCACCCAAAGCTGAAAGAGATCGTTCATGCCAATTTCTTCGATCTTACTGCTATCGAAGATCAGCTAAAGGGATACGATGCCTGTTATTTTTGCCTGGGGGTATCTTCTGTCGGCATGAAAGAACCGGAGTATTATAAGCTAACTTATACCCTCACGCTGAATTTTGCCGAAACTTTGGCACACCTTAACCCGGATATGACTTTTGAATACATCTCGGGTGCCAGTACGGACAGTACCGAAAAAGGAGGCAGCATGTGGGCAAGGGTAAAAGGAAAAACCGAGAACGACCTGGCCAAACTACCTTTCAAACAGGTTTACAATTTTCGGCCGGGATACATGCACCCTACGCCGGGCCTGCGCAATACCAACAAATATTATAAATACATTACCTGGCTGTACCCGGTATTGAAACTGGTTTTTTCAAACCGGGTTAGCACACTGGCCCAACTTGGCCTGGCAATGATCAATGCCTCGGTATACGGTTATGAAAAACAAATACTGGAAGTGCCTGATATTAAATCGCTGGCCAAACGGTAG
- a CDS encoding glycosyl hydrolase family 18 protein yields the protein MRKFLLLWLIASACLSVNAQQKFRVIGYLRTNNILEGQAGQVDYGKVTHINIAFINPDSAGNFTSMPGLKAFADKMHGLHIKVLASIGGGLAPAYYTSLLAEGNRQALVQKLAQLSESYNLDGIDVDLEGERVDANYESFITMLSAALKPKGKLLTAAVATVYKDRYTDKVLSLFDFINIMSYDKTGPWRPEKPGPHAPYEMAVEDMNYWAGEKGIAKDKLNLGIPFYGYGFGPGAPSDMSFRKIVSTYSGAENKDEWTLPEGGTIYYNGIPTIKNKTTLALERAGGIMIWQLLGDAQGKYSLLNAVDEVVHQKK from the coding sequence ATGAGAAAATTCCTCCTGCTTTGGCTCATCGCTTCTGCCTGTCTTTCTGTAAATGCCCAGCAAAAGTTCAGGGTGATAGGTTATTTGCGGACGAACAATATCCTGGAGGGGCAAGCCGGGCAGGTAGATTACGGCAAAGTGACGCATATCAATATTGCTTTTATCAACCCGGACTCGGCAGGGAATTTTACGTCAATGCCGGGACTGAAGGCTTTCGCCGATAAAATGCATGGGCTGCATATCAAAGTGCTGGCTTCTATAGGCGGCGGTTTGGCGCCTGCATATTATACGTCATTACTGGCAGAAGGCAACCGCCAGGCACTTGTGCAGAAATTGGCTCAACTGTCGGAATCCTATAACCTGGATGGCATTGATGTAGACCTGGAAGGCGAGCGGGTGGATGCCAATTATGAAAGCTTTATCACCATGCTATCAGCCGCGCTTAAGCCGAAAGGCAAATTGTTAACGGCCGCTGTGGCCACGGTTTATAAAGACAGGTATACCGACAAAGTGCTGTCCCTTTTTGATTTTATCAATATTATGTCGTACGATAAAACCGGACCGTGGCGGCCTGAGAAGCCGGGGCCGCATGCACCTTACGAAATGGCGGTAGAGGATATGAATTACTGGGCAGGCGAAAAAGGCATTGCAAAAGATAAACTCAATTTGGGCATTCCGTTTTATGGGTATGGCTTTGGGCCGGGAGCGCCATCGGATATGTCGTTCAGGAAGATCGTCAGCACTTACAGCGGCGCCGAAAACAAAGATGAATGGACCTTGCCCGAAGGCGGCACTATTTATTACAACGGTATACCGACCATCAAAAACAAAACCACGCTTGCACTGGAAAGGGCAGGCGGCATTATGATATGGCAGTTACTGGGCGACGCGCAGGGTAAATATTCACTATTGAACGCTGTTGATGAGGTAGTACACCAAAAGAAGTAG
- a CDS encoding GlxA family transcriptional regulator, protein MTRQIKIGIVVYKSCTSSMVTGFWDILTLANQLHQQTCGAPVFCLELIAEKKASVKSFSGLSFTPHSTIKTGNLYDLIYIPGFIGDADEVIKNEQPIIRWLRAVHSKNTILAAACNGNFLLGASGVLDKKKATTHWSLAAEFGNKYKLIIVQPDRMIIDNGNVISAGGVTAYLNLSLHIIQRFTTAELSLTCAKVFLVDAGRKVQTPYQVYQFSKNHGDELINRVQDWMENNYREKISLDKLAGLVNLSRKTFLRHFKKATGDTPQLYLQKLRVETAKRLLESKDITFNEITWEVGYQDVSSFHKIFKQETGLTPMSYREKFFIA, encoded by the coding sequence ATGACCAGGCAAATAAAAATTGGGATCGTGGTATATAAAAGCTGCACCTCGTCGATGGTGACCGGGTTTTGGGATATTTTGACATTGGCGAATCAGCTCCATCAGCAAACTTGCGGTGCCCCGGTTTTTTGTCTGGAGCTGATTGCTGAAAAAAAAGCATCTGTTAAAAGTTTCAGCGGGTTGTCCTTTACACCACACAGCACTATCAAAACAGGTAACTTATATGATTTGATCTATATACCCGGCTTTATAGGCGATGCAGATGAAGTGATAAAAAATGAGCAGCCCATTATCCGGTGGCTAAGGGCGGTACATAGTAAAAATACCATTTTGGCGGCTGCATGTAATGGGAATTTTCTTTTGGGTGCATCGGGAGTACTTGATAAAAAGAAGGCTACGACTCACTGGAGCCTGGCAGCAGAGTTCGGTAACAAGTACAAATTAATCATTGTCCAGCCGGACCGGATGATCATTGATAATGGTAATGTTATCTCTGCAGGCGGCGTTACGGCATATTTAAATCTTAGTTTGCACATTATTCAGCGTTTTACGACTGCTGAGCTTTCGCTTACCTGTGCCAAGGTGTTCCTTGTCGATGCAGGACGCAAGGTACAGACACCGTACCAGGTATACCAGTTTTCGAAAAACCATGGCGACGAATTGATAAACAGGGTACAGGATTGGATGGAGAATAATTACAGAGAGAAAATTTCTTTAGATAAGTTAGCCGGGCTGGTAAACCTGAGCAGGAAAACATTTTTGAGGCATTTTAAAAAGGCGACCGGCGACACACCGCAACTATACCTGCAAAAACTGCGGGTAGAAACCGCTAAACGCTTACTCGAATCAAAAGATATCACCTTTAACGAGATTACCTGGGAAGTAGGGTACCAGGATGTTAGTTCGTTCCACAAAATATTTAAGCAGGAAACAGGCCTTACACCGATGAGTTACCGGGAAAAGTTTTTCATTGCCTGA
- a CDS encoding nuclear transport factor 2 family protein — protein MTNKEIAAQINLAVQQGDVESAAALVTENYIQHTPAVPDGRAGLKVLVSKISNKEIPSPEIKNVRAFEDGNYVVLHHDVNWPGRKSMFEIFRFENGLAAEHWSGIMDHPTQTVNGHTMLDGTTAVTDRELTEENKALASNFVKTVLVQGEFDKLLNFYDENLIQHNPLIDNTAAGLIRGIGEMQKQGITIQFEKIFKVFGEGNFVLVCSEGKFMGKPTAFFDLFRFKNGKIVEHWDVIQEIPALSANENGFFKATLYKRIGGYDGICNFVDLAFPRVAAHPQLEKYFIGHAMESKFRQRQLIVDRLSSTLQGPTIYLGRSLKDVHKGLNITIEEWEAFMGVLENAMDERKIEGRDKEDLVSVFENVFKAVTVESEISQ, from the coding sequence ATGACAAACAAAGAAATTGCAGCCCAAATAAATCTGGCTGTTCAGCAAGGCGACGTGGAATCGGCCGCAGCTTTAGTTACCGAAAATTATATTCAGCACACGCCGGCAGTTCCTGATGGCCGTGCTGGCCTTAAAGTGTTGGTTTCGAAAATAAGTAACAAAGAAATACCATCCCCGGAAATTAAAAACGTAAGGGCTTTTGAAGATGGGAATTATGTGGTACTGCACCATGATGTAAACTGGCCGGGCAGGAAAAGCATGTTTGAAATTTTCAGGTTTGAAAACGGACTGGCAGCAGAACATTGGAGCGGGATCATGGATCACCCAACGCAAACAGTAAACGGCCATACCATGTTAGATGGGACAACCGCTGTTACCGACCGTGAACTTACCGAAGAAAACAAGGCACTTGCAAGCAATTTTGTAAAAACGGTACTTGTACAAGGCGAATTTGATAAGTTGCTGAATTTTTATGATGAAAATTTAATTCAGCATAATCCTTTGATCGATAATACCGCCGCAGGGTTGATAAGGGGGATTGGCGAAATGCAAAAACAGGGGATCACGATACAGTTCGAGAAAATATTTAAGGTTTTCGGCGAAGGTAATTTCGTGCTGGTTTGTTCGGAAGGTAAATTTATGGGAAAACCTACGGCGTTTTTTGACCTGTTTAGGTTTAAGAATGGAAAAATAGTGGAGCATTGGGATGTTATCCAGGAGATACCCGCATTGTCTGCAAATGAGAATGGTTTTTTCAAGGCGACGCTCTACAAGAGGATAGGCGGTTATGACGGAATTTGTAATTTTGTCGACCTGGCGTTCCCGCGGGTAGCCGCTCATCCGCAACTTGAAAAGTATTTTATCGGGCATGCGATGGAGAGTAAATTTCGCCAGCGCCAGCTTATTGTTGACAGGTTAAGCAGCACCTTGCAGGGCCCGACGATCTATTTAGGCAGATCGCTCAAGGATGTTCACAAGGGGTTGAATATCACAATAGAAGAATGGGAGGCATTTATGGGGGTACTTGAAAACGCAATGGATGAACGGAAAATTGAGGGACGAGATAAAGAGGACCTTGTATCAGTGTTCGAGAATGTGTTTAAGGCGGTAACGGTAGAAAGCGAAATCAGTCAATAA
- a CDS encoding amidohydrolase family protein, which yields MLNPYLFKRFLLYCLVLFACGSFAQDRMDFESYNPKSTLVVKEHLIKRAKYPFIDVHNHQWDMPNQNLEGLLNDMDGLNMVAMVNLSGRGGKMISNYHGTSLFTVNGPDYFDRTMANVKKNGKGRILVFTNIDFTNIDDPNWTKNTMAQLEEDVKNGASGLKVYKELGLEIKDKNGKRIPVDDPRIDPVWEKCGELHIPVLIHTGEPAPFFDKPDANNERWLELKLHPSRARPSSRYPSWKQVMSEQHHIFAKHRNTTFIAAHFGWLANNLQALGTLLDTLPNVYTEFAAVMEEIGREPKTARAFFIKYQDRILFGKDTWSVPEYGFYFRMLETDDEYFPPLRRYHAFWNMYGLGLPDDVLKKVYYKNALKLFPQIDRSLFPQ from the coding sequence ATGCTGAACCCATACCTGTTTAAACGTTTTTTGCTGTATTGCCTGGTGTTGTTTGCCTGCGGCAGTTTTGCGCAGGACCGCATGGATTTTGAATCCTACAACCCAAAGTCGACGCTGGTGGTTAAGGAGCATTTGATAAAACGTGCCAAATACCCTTTTATCGATGTCCACAACCATCAATGGGACATGCCCAACCAAAACCTGGAAGGACTACTGAACGATATGGATGGCCTCAATATGGTCGCAATGGTTAACCTGAGCGGTCGTGGAGGAAAAATGATCAGTAACTACCACGGCACGTCGCTGTTCACCGTGAACGGCCCGGACTATTTTGACCGCACGATGGCCAATGTGAAGAAAAACGGGAAGGGTCGCATCCTGGTGTTCACCAATATAGATTTTACCAATATCGATGACCCGAACTGGACCAAAAATACAATGGCCCAGTTGGAAGAGGATGTAAAAAACGGAGCCAGCGGGTTAAAGGTATATAAGGAACTCGGCCTCGAGATCAAGGATAAAAACGGCAAACGCATACCCGTTGACGATCCGCGGATCGACCCTGTATGGGAGAAATGCGGCGAATTGCACATTCCTGTCCTGATCCATACCGGCGAACCAGCGCCATTTTTTGATAAGCCAGATGCCAATAACGAGCGTTGGCTCGAATTGAAATTGCATCCCTCCCGGGCCAGGCCGTCGTCAAGGTACCCAAGCTGGAAACAGGTGATGAGCGAACAGCACCATATTTTTGCCAAACATCGCAATACAACTTTTATAGCCGCACATTTTGGCTGGCTTGCCAATAACCTGCAGGCATTAGGCACCCTGCTGGACACCCTGCCCAATGTTTATACCGAATTTGCCGCTGTGATGGAGGAGATTGGCCGCGAGCCCAAAACCGCCCGGGCTTTCTTTATTAAATACCAGGACAGGATCCTGTTTGGCAAAGATACATGGTCGGTGCCCGAGTATGGCTTTTATTTCAGGATGCTGGAAACCGATGATGAATACTTCCCGCCGTTACGGAGATACCATGCCTTTTGGAACATGTACGGCCTGGGATTGCCGGACGATGTCCTGAAAAAAGTTTACTACAAAAATGCACTCAAACTATTCCCCCAGATAGACAGGTCATTGTTTCCGCAATAG
- a CDS encoding ABC transporter permease, whose translation MIKNYLKIAWRNLLKNKAHTFINVTGLSVGMAVAILIGLWIWDELSYDKYFQHYDRLVQVMQHQTFNGERGTQNSIPLPLGPKLRGDYTGPDKDFKYVVMSTWTQRHILAYKDKKLNQDGNYMQAEAPDMFALKMLRGTRGGLKDPSSIILSAKLARALFGDADPMNQMIKVDNRDLVKVTGVYEDLPRNNSFTDMAFILPWDLYVSTNAWLKGNMNEWGNNSWQIFAQLNPNSNIDQVSARIKNLKFNAMTIAKDKLGLSFKPSLFLHPMSKWHLYSEFKNGVIVGGNIEFVWMFGIIGTFVLLLACINFMNLSTARSEKRAKEVGIRKTLGSLRQQLITQFFSESLLVSVFAFAFSIILVQLSLSWFNQVSDKQMSILWSSPLFWAIGIIFTILTGVIAGSYPAFYLSSFEPVKVLKGTFRAGRLAALPRKILVVLQFTVSATLIIGTVVVFTQVQYTKNRPVGYSREGMIQVYHQTPDIHNHFEAVKYDLMKSGAISSIAESGSPITSIWSDQSGFSWQGMAPGLQPDFGVVRVSPDFGKTIGWQIKQGRDFSKEFISDSLGLVVNESAVKFMSMKDPVGQNIKWGDGTYRIIGVVKDMVMTSPYDPVMPTVFCQLKGDGGVTNVKLNPRMGTSEALGKIEAIYKQYDPGSPFTYEFTDTTYAKKFADEERTGKLAGFFTFLAIFISCMGLFGMASFMAEQRTKEIGVRKVLGASVTNLWGLMSKEFIVLVFISLVIATPIAHHFMSGWLLRYKYHADLSWWIFGLTAVGAMVITLLTVSYQSIKAATANPVKSLRSE comes from the coding sequence ATGATAAAAAACTATTTAAAGATCGCCTGGAGAAACCTTTTAAAGAATAAGGCGCACACTTTTATTAATGTTACCGGCCTGTCGGTTGGTATGGCCGTGGCAATATTGATCGGTCTTTGGATATGGGACGAATTGTCCTACGATAAATATTTTCAGCATTATGACCGGCTTGTACAGGTAATGCAGCATCAAACCTTTAATGGTGAGCGAGGCACACAAAACTCAATACCCTTGCCTTTGGGTCCCAAACTGCGCGGAGACTATACCGGCCCTGATAAGGATTTTAAGTACGTTGTCATGTCGACCTGGACGCAACGTCACATCCTTGCTTATAAAGACAAGAAACTAAACCAGGACGGCAACTATATGCAGGCCGAAGCACCCGATATGTTCGCCCTGAAAATGCTAAGGGGCACACGCGGCGGGCTAAAAGATCCTTCGTCCATCATCCTGTCGGCAAAACTGGCCAGGGCGCTTTTTGGCGACGCCGATCCGATGAACCAGATGATCAAAGTAGACAACCGCGATCTTGTAAAAGTTACCGGCGTGTATGAAGACCTGCCGCGCAATAATTCATTTACTGACATGGCCTTCATCCTTCCATGGGACCTGTATGTAAGTACCAATGCATGGCTAAAGGGAAACATGAATGAATGGGGCAATAATTCGTGGCAAATATTTGCCCAACTAAACCCCAACTCCAATATCGACCAGGTTTCGGCCCGTATCAAAAACTTGAAATTCAATGCGATGACCATAGCAAAGGATAAGCTGGGTCTAAGTTTTAAGCCCTCATTGTTTTTACACCCCATGAGCAAATGGCACCTCTATTCCGAATTCAAAAACGGGGTGATCGTGGGTGGCAATATCGAATTTGTGTGGATGTTCGGTATCATCGGCACATTTGTATTGCTTTTGGCCTGCATCAATTTCATGAACCTTAGCACTGCCCGGTCTGAAAAGCGCGCGAAGGAAGTTGGTATCCGTAAAACGCTGGGCTCGTTGCGCCAGCAGCTGATCACCCAATTTTTCAGCGAATCACTATTAGTATCGGTTTTCGCTTTCGCATTTTCTATAATATTGGTACAGCTGTCGCTTTCATGGTTCAACCAGGTTTCCGATAAACAAATGTCAATACTCTGGTCGAGCCCGTTGTTCTGGGCCATCGGTATCATCTTTACCATACTCACCGGTGTTATCGCAGGCAGCTATCCGGCTTTCTACCTGTCGTCCTTTGAGCCCGTAAAAGTTTTGAAGGGAACTTTCCGTGCAGGGCGCCTGGCAGCCTTACCCCGTAAGATATTGGTTGTACTGCAATTCACTGTTTCGGCTACTTTAATTATTGGTACTGTAGTGGTTTTCACACAAGTGCAATACACCAAAAATCGTCCTGTTGGTTACAGCCGGGAAGGTATGATACAAGTGTATCATCAAACACCTGATATACACAATCATTTCGAAGCCGTAAAGTACGATCTGATGAAATCCGGGGCAATATCCTCCATAGCAGAATCAGGCAGCCCTATCACCAGCATCTGGTCCGATCAAAGTGGTTTCTCCTGGCAGGGCATGGCGCCCGGTTTACAGCCCGACTTTGGGGTTGTACGTGTCAGTCCCGATTTCGGCAAAACCATTGGCTGGCAGATCAAACAGGGCCGCGATTTTTCAAAAGAGTTTATAAGCGACTCGCTGGGGCTTGTGGTAAATGAATCAGCAGTAAAATTCATGAGCATGAAGGACCCAGTTGGCCAAAACATTAAGTGGGGAGACGGAACTTACCGGATAATAGGTGTGGTAAAAGATATGGTGATGACCTCGCCTTACGACCCGGTTATGCCAACTGTTTTCTGCCAGCTTAAAGGCGATGGCGGTGTCACTAATGTCAAGCTGAATCCACGTATGGGAACCAGCGAGGCCCTTGGTAAAATTGAAGCGATATATAAACAATACGACCCGGGAAGCCCGTTCACTTACGAGTTTACAGATACAACCTACGCCAAAAAATTTGCTGACGAGGAACGTACCGGTAAGCTTGCAGGGTTCTTTACCTTCCTTGCGATATTTATAAGTTGTATGGGGCTGTTTGGTATGGCATCGTTCATGGCCGAGCAGCGCACCAAGGAGATCGGTGTCAGAAAAGTTTTGGGCGCATCCGTTACCAATTTGTGGGGCCTGATGTCAAAAGAATTTATTGTGCTGGTCTTCATTTCGCTGGTTATTGCAACACCAATAGCGCATCATTTTATGTCGGGCTGGCTGTTACGGTATAAATACCATGCCGACCTGTCGTGGTGGATATTTGGGTTAACCGCCGTCGGCGCAATGGTCATTACCCTATTAACCGTAAGCTATCAAAGTATAAAAGCCGCCACCGCTAACCCGGTGAAGAGTTTGCGATCGGAGTGA